CTTCTGTTTTCCAAGAATTGTGCATTTGTGTTGGCAGTGCTTGGAATGATCTGTGTAGGCTGCAGTCCAGGCCAGAAAATGCCACTTGTAGGTAGGAGACAACTGCGTAGTAGTGATAGAGTGTTTATGCTTCACATCTGCCCCTGGGAGAAACACTCAAATATCCTAGGTTATAGATTGGTTGTGGACATCCAAAAGCCTCGATCCCACACTCTGTCTTGGTGGGGAAAGTGAAGCTGGGCAGAATCAGATGGGGCAAGCTTGTACTCTGCCCTTCCAATGGTGAGTGCATACACGAGCTGTGACAGAATATGGGATCATCCTTAGGCTCCTGATGAAATGCTTGAATATGGGGTGGATACTTCTTCACAGACATCTTCCCATGGGGCAGAGTTGTCCCGGAGGTCACAGCTTTCATTGGTGACAGAGGAACTTGTCTGCCTCCCACTTCCCAGTCCCAGTGGGGCTCCCTCCGTTGTCCTATCTGTGGCATCTGATCTGGCTATTCAATAAGTATGAGCTGTTCACACCTAGCCTGTAACTCAGCCCTGGCTCAAGATCAAGCCTCCACTGCAACTCTCATCCTGTTCAGTTCCTATAGGGGTGTGCCCAATTTAGTGCTGGAAGCAAAATCCCACACCATGCTCACATCTCAGTACTGGTTATAGAAGCCTATCCCTTGTTTGAGTCCCAGATTCCCAATCCATGACCTAAGTTTCCCTAATGCTTACTTCTGAAGCTTCTGGTTCCCAGGACTATACACAGTTTGCTAAGAGCTAGATCAAGAACAGCATCATATTGTAGCCATTAGGTCACTCACAGGGATGGAGTGGTACATCCCCTGGAGCAGTTCCTTCCCACAGTCTCCTTATAGAGATTTAGTGGCTACTCCCAAAGATAGATTCATTAAACATAATCATATTATACATAGGTAGACTTTTTTCTGGCATTTTCActtaatacattttcaaaatttatatattttgcacCATGTaccagtacttcatttcttttttgtgataGAATAATAATCTTTTGTATAACTTATACATTATTTTGCTTTCCCTTTTAGTAACCACTGAAGATAtaggcttttataattttttggctAATCATGCTATTACAAATATTCCTAGGCAAGTTTTGTTTTAACATGTCACCTGTTCGAAattattttgggtatatacctacgaGTTATATTGCTGGGTCACATAGTAATTGTGCTTAACTTTTTGGATAAtttccagatttttattttacaccAGATTGCATTTCTAGCAGATTTATACAAGAATTAGAAGCTatccacatctttgccaatatGTACaacttatgttttaataaaaaactaaacattttagAATGAGttgcatcttttatttatttattttttttgtagagacagagtctcactttatagccctcggtagagtgccgtggtatcacacagctcacagcaacctccaactcctgggcttaagcgattctcttgcctcagcctcccgagtagctgggactacaggcgcccgccacaacgcccggctattttttggttgcagtttggccggggccgggtttgaacccgccaccctcggtatatggggccggcgctttaccgactgagccacaggcgccgcccagaatgagTTGCATCTTATCGTGGCTTTGatttgaatttgcattttgaaCAATGAATAATGAGGTTAagtatattttcatgtgtttgttggacaTTTTCTTATCTCTGTTTAGAAAAATGACTATTCAAGATTTTTGCCCATGACAAAAAGTATAGGATGCATTAGAATACAAAAGCCAAATTGCATAAGTAAATTTTTTCCTATACAAATTATAACAAATAAAGTGAATAAAACTCTCCAAttctaagaaaaagaattaacatAACATATGCTCTATTTAACGTTGATGGAACTAATAGGAAAAGCAACCAGGTAAGAAATTGAAAGGCATACTCCTCCTGGCTTTTCCTTGGAACCTTTGAAACAACATCACTGTGTTACAGtttgaaatacagatttttttttgttcacaTCCATGGATTTCAAATATTATATCCATCTCTTTTTTCCAAAATTCAGTTAAAGCCAATGATTTCTTACCATACAAGAAATGTTGCTGCTGCATTTCTCTTTCCTAATTGTTCTGCCATTTACAGTGATTGATGAATATAAAGGCTAAATATGAAAATCATTTCTCTATGTCAGTTGCCCTTGACACTCATCCTAAGCACCTTATACAAACCCTGCCTGAGCTCCTTATTCTTGAGTGCATACACCATGGGGTTGAGGGCAGGGGGAATGACATTGTGTAACACATTGAGTAGAACTGGGATGAGGGGAACTGTCATTCCTGCACTATGAGTGAtggaaataacaatgataactgtgTAGAAGAAAAGGATAAGGATGAGGTGAGAAGTGCAGGTACTTAAGGCCTTGGATGCTGCTTCTACTGAATTCAGTTTCAGCACAGAGTGAAGTATCAAGGTATATGATAAAATTATCAAACCCAAGTCACCTCCCATGAGGGTCCAAGCCAGAATTAGCTGGTTAATACTGTTGATTTTCCTGTCATCACAAGATAGACCAGTGACTCCAAGATTAGAGCATAGACAGTGTTCAATGTGATTCTGGAAACAGTAGTGTCTCTGAGCAGCCAACACAGGCACTGAGATAGGACACAGACTGTTTCTGATTGTCATGAACACAGTTGCTTTGATCACAGAAGATTCAGTAATTATTGATGCATACCGTAGTGGTTGGCAAATGGCTATGTATCTGTCTATAGCCATGCAGACAAAGATACCTGACTCCATGGCCACAAAACAATGTATGGCATACATCTGAGCAAAGCACTCAGGGAGACTGATGGCCTTAGCATCAAACCATAAAATGGCCAAAATCTTAGGCACGATG
This is a stretch of genomic DNA from Nycticebus coucang isolate mNycCou1 chromosome 14, mNycCou1.pri, whole genome shotgun sequence. It encodes these proteins:
- the LOC128564434 gene encoding putative olfactory receptor 56B2, with product MLQDLRDPNSSNFQVSEFILMGFPGIHIWQHWLSLPLALLYLLALSANIFILIIVTQEAALHQPMYYFLGILAVVDMGLATTIVPKILAILWFDAKAISLPECFAQMYAIHCFVAMESGIFVCMAIDRYIAICQPLRYASIITESSVIKATVFMTIRNSLCPISVPVLAAQRHYCFQNHIEHCLCSNLGVTGLSCDDRKINSINQLILAWTLMGGDLGLIILSYTLILHSVLKLNSVEAASKALSTCTSHLILILFFYTVIIVISITHSAGMTVPLIPVLLNVLHNVIPPALNPMVYALKNKELRQGLYKVLRMSVKGN